ACCAGCATGACAAGCTGGTTCTTTGTCCCCAATGCGACATGCTGGTGGCTGTGCCTGATTTGGAACAAGGGAAAAAGGCGGTTTGCCCACGGTGTCACGCGTTACTGACAGCAAAGTGGAAAGAACCGCGTAATCAACCAACAGGCTATGCGTTAAGTGCACTCATCATGCTCTTTCTCGCTTGCCTGTTTCCTTTTGTCAGTATGAGTGTAGCGGGGATGGTGAGTGAAATAACGTTAACTCAGATCCCCAAGGTGATGTTCAGTGAAGACTATTCCAGCATGGCGGTGTTTTTCCTGATCTTTGTCCAGCTTGTACCGACATTTTGTATGATTGCCATCATCCTCTTATGTCAGAACGTCAAAATGGCGCGCCGCTTGAAAATAGAGCTGGCGCGTATTTTGTTTCAGATGAAAACGTGGTGTATGGCAGAAATCTTCCTCGCGGGCGTGCTGGTGAGCTTTGTTAAACTGATGGCGCATGGCGAAATCAGCATCGGCCTGAGTTTTTTCCCTTACTGCCTGTTCTGCCTGTTTCAGGTCAGGGCATTTCAGTGTCTCGACAGACATTGGTTTTGGAATGAAATCGCACCGGCGCCTACAGTTTGCCAACCCTTGCAGGCGGGAAAACCTGGCCTGGTGCAAGGAGTCAGGCTGTGCCAGTGCTGTACCGCAATCTTGCCTGCCCAACAATCTCGCTGCCCTCGTTGCCACACAAGGGGGAATGCTCGCCGTCGCAATAGCCTTCAGTACACAATGGCTCTGCTAATAACATCAGCCATACTTTATATTCCGGCGAATGTTTTGCCGATTATGGTTACTCAGGCTTTGGGGCAACAAATTAATTCCACCATTCTGGAAGGGATTATTTTACTTTGGAGTTCAGGCTCTTATCCGGTTGCTATGGTCATTTTTATTGCCAGTATCATGGTGCCGATTTTGAAAATGCTGGCAATTAGTTGGTTATGCTGGGATGCAACCAGCCAAACGAACCATGATTCCGAAAAGATGAACTTCATTTATGAAATGGTGGAATTTGTTGGGCGTTGGTCAATGATTGATGTATTCGTTATTGCCGTGCTATCCGCACTGGTTCGCATGGGGCAACTGATGAGTATCTATCCTGCCTTGGGAGCCGTACTGTTTGCACTGGTGGTTATTTTGACGATGTTTGCATCAACCATGTTCGATCCGCGGTTAACTTGGGACAAAGCCAATCGAAAATTTGAGCGACATAAAAATGAGGAGTCGTAAGGTGACGGATAAAGAAGAAGATCTGACTCAGGCCAGAATTCGTAAACTTAAGAGTTGGTCACCTGTATGGATCGTACCCATTATCACGGTGCTTATTGGGGCTTGGATACTGTTTTATCATTTCAGTCATCAGGGGCCAGAAGTCACACTGATAACGTCCAATGCGGAAGGTATTGAGGCAGGTAAAACGAAGATTAAAAGCCGCAGTGTTGACGTTGGCGTCGTTGAAAGCGTGTCTTTGAGCGAAAACCTGGGGCAAGTTATCATTAAAGCCCGCCTCAATGATGGTATGGAGCGCTTACTGCATAAAGATACGGCTTTCTGGGTAGTGAAACCCCAGATTGGCCGTGAGGGTGTTTCTGGCCTGAGTACCTTACTGTCCGGGGTTTTTATCGAATTACAGCCCGGCACAGAAGACGGGGAAGAAAACCGCTTTTCATTGCTTGAAGCCCCACCGCTTGCTTCCCCTGACGCAAAAGGGATTCGCCTTATTCTGACCAGCGACAAAGCAGGGCGATTAACGCCTGGCGATCCGGTGTTATTTCGGGGGTATCGCGTAGGTTCCGTTGAGGCCGGCACTTTCGATCCCACCTCCCGATTGGTTCGTTATCAAATTTTTGTTAAAGCCCCTTATGACGCTTTGCTGACCACCAATGTCAGATTCTGGAAAGACAGCGGTGTCACGTTTGACATGTCATCACAAGGCATACGGGTTGAAGTGGCTTCATTATCAACTCTGTTTGGTGCTGGTGTGAGTTTTGACGTGCCGAAAGGCTGGGAGCTGGGTAATCCCGTTAAAGAAAAGGAAATTTTCACACTTTATGATAGTGAGAAAAATATCCAAAACGCACTTTATACAGAACATACCGATTTTTTATTATTTTTCTCTGATTCTGTGCGTGGTTTGCAGCCGGGAGCGCCGGTCGAATTCCGGGGTATTCGGGTAGGAACGGTCGCAAAAGTTCCTTTTTCTATCGAAGGCATTAAGCAGCGTATCGACAATGACTTCCGTATCCCTGTCCTGATTCATGTTGAGCCTGGTCGATTTGTCAAAGAGTTAGGTAATGGACTTAACACAGACAAAGAATTAAAAGAAACGATTGCACGAGGCTTAAGAGCCACGTTGAAGTCAGGCAATTTATTGACAGGTGCGTTGTTTATTGATCTGGACTTTTTCGCTAATGAGAAACCCTGGGAAGGCCCATATGAAATCGCAGGTTATAAAACCCTGCCTACGGTAAGTGGTGGTTTGGCGCAAATTCAACAGAAAGTCATCATGGCATTGGATAAGATCAATGGCATGCCGATAGAACCGGTTTTTGTTCAGGCAACGCAGACACTGGAAGAGAGCCGGAAAACCATTAAAACAGCCCAGAAAACAATGGATGAGTTAAACCGTATTCTTGCGAGTAAAGAAGCACAGGGGCTACCTAAAGATATACAAAATACATTACATGAGTTGAATCGCAGTATGCGGGGCATTCAGCCAGGCTCACCCGCTTATAGTCAATTGATGGATAATATGCAGCGGTTGGATCAGGTATTACGTGAATTGCAACCTGTTTTGCAGACACTCAATAATAAGAGTAATGCCTTGGTATTTGAAGCAGAAGCGGTCAAAGATCCTGAACCTAAAAAGGCACCTAACTGATGAAAAAATTGATGGCAAGATTGGCATTTTTTATCACTGCCAGTGTATTTATTGTTGGAAGTGGGCTTATTTCGGGGTGTAGCAGTCGTCAACCACAAAAAACCTATTATCAGTTACCGATCTTGACCCACTTAGCATCGGAAAAAGAGTCGGAAGGCAAGTTGGGGGCTAAACATGAACGGCAGCTATGGGTAAAAAGGGTTAACCTTTCTGACTATCTTGCCGCTCCCGGCATTGCGTATCAGACGGGAAAGGTGAGCTATATCAATGCGTCGAACCATTTATGGGCCAGCCCATTGCAACAACAATTACAACAAATATTGATCTCTGAACTGAGCGCGGCATTTCCACATCGTTTGGTGTCTGGACAGGAATTAGAACCAGACGCAGATGCGTTGGATATCACAATAACGGCTTTTCACGGGCGCTATGATGGTCAGGTATTGATTGAAGGTTACTGGCTATTGTCTAACCCAGATAAGGTAATTAAGCGGCCATTTAACCTTAAGCTGAAACAGGAAAAAGATGGCTATGCTGAATTAGTTCTTACTTTGGCAAAGGGTTATAGCCAGTTAGCCGAATCTATCGCCAGACAACTCTCTTTGCAACGTTAACAAGCCACCTCCGCCATCGCGGAGGTGCTCAGCATTGGCAACAGAGAAGTTGATAAACTTTTGGTTGCCAATGTGAATGGATTAAAAAGCACTGGTATCTTTAAACAAGCCTACTTTCAAATCAGTCGCAGTATAAATCAGTTTACCATCGACCAGAACCTCACCATCAGCCAGTCCCATAATTAATTTGCGATTAATGACACGCTTAAAATTAATGCGATAGGTCACTTTCTTGGCCGTTGGTAATACTTGCCCGGTGAATTTGACTTCCCCAACACCGAGTGCGCGGCCTTTGCCTTCTCCGCCAACCCAGCCCAGGAAGAAACCCACAAGCTGCCACATGGCATCAAGGCCAAGGCAGCCCGGCATAACAGGATCATTGACAAAATGACAATCAAAAAACCACAACTCAGGGTTGATGTCGAGTTCAGCTTCGACATACCCCTTATCGTAAGTACCACCGGTTTCTGACATTTTCGTGATGCGATCCATCATCAGCATATTGCCAGAAGGCAGCGGTGGCCCATTCTCACCAAACAATTTACCTTGCCCGGAGGCGTGAAGTTCTTCTTTCGTGTAGGACTCTTGTTTTTTAAACATACTCTCAGGTTGCCTCATAATCGTGTAAGGCTAGAGAATAGCGTACACTTGTACGCTCAACAACTCCGATCAGATAACGATGGAGTTAACCTAGCCAGCGTAAAAACCATGGAAGTCGAGGTCGTTCTTGAATATTAGCCTGTGTAATGCGTTCACGTATCATGGCTAACAAGTGTTCTTTTTGTAGATCATTCTGTTGATCATGCTCTTGTAGGTCAGGATCATGCGGATCATAGTAGAGCATACCCGTTAACAGTGACGCAGCTTCAGAGACATGCTCAACCGCCCAAATATGAAATTGCCCATTTTTTACCGCATTAATAACATCTTGGTTCAGGCACAAATGTTGAATATTTGCGACTGGAATAATGACACCTTGATGGCCGGTTAGCTCGCGGTGGCGACATATGCGGAAGAAACCCTCAATTTTTTCATTAACGCCACCGATAGGCTGTACATAACCGAATTGATCCACCGCACCCGTCACGGCAATTTGCTGATCGATAGGCTGTTGTGACAAGGTGCTGATAAGGGCGCATAATTCGGCGAGTGACGCGCTGTCCCCATCTATTTCACCATAGGATTGTTCAAATACGATAGAAGCAGAGAACGGCTGTGGTTGATCTAATTTCAATTCAGAAATTAAATAAGCCTGCATAATCATCATGCCTTTTGCATGAATGTTGCCGCCTAACTCAACCTTACGTTCCACATCAACAAATTCCCCATCCCCTAAGTGCGCAACACAACTGATACGGGAAGGTTCTCCCAGTGGGGTAGGGTGCCCGGGATATTCGAGTACGGATAACCCATTGATTTGGCCAATAACTGAGCCTTGCGTATGAATCAATACCTGACCTTTCAGAATTTCATCCATACTGCGTTCGGCCAAATAGCCATGACGCCAAATACGATTATTTTCCGCTTGTTGCAGGGAATGTTGGGTAATCTGTTGTTCCTGATGATAATTGGCCGCGGCTGCTAATTTCTGCTGCAACCATTGCATATCCAGTGGCAACCGGCATTGATCTTCGGTATAACGCACAGCGAGTTTAATTAACTCAGGCCAGGCATCGGCGCTCAGTGGCGGCAAGTTTTGCTGCTGAATGATCCCATTAACGTATCGGCACCATACCGCCAAATCATCTTCTTCATGAAAGGGCATATCCAGCTCAAATTCGCCATACAACGCGCTGCTTGCCAGTTCAGGTTCAATGGCTTGTAGCTCTTCGAGACTGAGCCTGTCTCCGACCAAAACCAGACGCAGATCCAATTCCATTGACGGTATCGGTAAGGGGAGAGAGCGGTTTTCATCGTGAGAAAGCCAATCAAAACGACGCTGAATAATCATCTGCTTGAGACGAACCCACATCAATGGCTGCGAGAGCAGGGTACGCAGGGGCAAAACCAAGACCCCCCCGTTGACCTGATGGATAAGACCGGGTTGCAGTTGAATGACCTCTTGATAGGTATAGAGATTGCCGAACAATTGCTCAGGTTCAATCCACTCACGGTAAGCAACGCGCTTGGTTGGCGCAAAAAGCCCTTCGCCTGAAGAGTGCCAAGTCATGGTTTGATGCTCTATCTGATAATAACCGCCGATATCTGGACAGTCCTTCGGCAACAAAGAGGAAATGGCATCGGATAAAAGGGACAGATAAACATCACTCTCTTCTGCCTTTAACAGCATAAAAGGTTGACGCAGGGAGGTCTGACAAAAAAGGGATAACCCATTGTGCAGTCTGGGTTGAACCACATCCATTGTGATGGGGGACAATTCAGCGACAGAATTAAAGAGGGCCTGATAAGGCGCATTGTTTGGCTGTAATGCCTGCCAGTCTAGTTTTATATTCGTCAAAGTGATAGCTACGTCATAGAGTAAACAAGGAAACATTTATTATACAAGATTAAGCCGTGAACCAACATGCCAGAATTTTGCAAGAAACGCCATTTGAGCCAGCGTTTTTATTACTTGTAAAATATGCCAATATTCGTGTTGCTATAGGCAAATTAAAGAAATAATTGCTATGCTTAATTTAAGTTACGCTGTCACTGAGAGATGAAATGAAATATCAACAATTGGAAAATCTGGAATGTGGCTGGAAATGGGCTTATTTGGCAAAAAAACACCGTGAAGGTGAGCCGATTACTAAATACATTGAAAAAAGTGCCGCACAAGATGCAGTCAATAACTTAATGAATTTAGAAAGCGAGCCAGTCAAGGTACTAAAATGGATTGCCCAGCATATGAATCCGGATTTATCCAACCGAATGAAGCAAACGATTCGGGCACGGCGTAAACGTCATTTTAATGCTGAACACCAACACTCGCGTAAGAAATCCATTGATTTGGATTTTCATGTCTGGCAGCGGCTTTCAGCACTTTCCCAACGGCGCGGCAATACCTTGTCAGAAACGATCATACAGCTATTGGAAGATGCTGAATATCGGGAAAAATATACGCATCAAATGTCGAGTTTGAAGCAGGATTTGGAAGCAATATTAGGCAAATAGCTTCCTAATAAACAGAAAAATAGCTGAAAAACAAAAACCCCATTAAATGGGGTTTTTGATAAATCAATTATAACAGTATTTAGTTAGCCGCTTGTGGCTGAGTCACCACTTCGGTCGTGCCCTGAATGTTGATAATGACACGACGATCTGGAGCCAGGCAGTCGATAAGTTTAGCGCGAACTTTAATGCTATCACAGGTAGAGCCTGTGACAGGATCTACCTTACCGCGACCTTCTGCCTGAATGCTGTCTGCTGGGATACCTTTAGCGACCAGATAATCTACAACGGACTGAGCACGTTTCTGAGACAGTGGCAGGTTGTAGTTTTGGCTGCCGATGCGGTCGGTGTAACCGAGTACCACAACCTTGCCCTGAGTTGGGTCGATTTTAGCCAGTTGGTTATAAAGGTTGTCCAGTTCCTGTTTACCTTCTGCTTTCAGAGTAGATTTGTTGAAATTGAACAGAACATCAGAGCGCAGGGTAAAGCTCTTGCTTTCAACGATAGGCGCCGGCGCTGGCGCAACTGGAGGTGCTACTGGTGCAACAACTGGCGCAGCTTCATCTTGACCGAAACGGTAAGAAACACCCACACTCAGCAGGCCGTTATCTGGACGGGCACCAACGGTAGTCGCATCACCGATGTTATTAACCCACTGATAGTCCAGACGGGTTGCCAGATTTTTGGTCAGTGCGTACTCGACACCAATCGCGGCCAGAGGAGAAACACCTGTGTCGTTGTTTTTCAGTCTGCGCTGGTCATTTGCACCTGTTCCAGCAACTGCATTGGCATTATAGGTTGCAGAGGAGTCCGCACGCCATACCATACCGCCAAGACGAGTATAAACATCCAGATTGTCCAGCACTGGGTAGCTCAGTTTAGTGGTCAGTTGAACGCCTTGAGCACGGAAAGCACCGTTATTAACGCTGCCCTTATAAGCGATACGGCCTAACCAATCGTAACCCAGTTCAAAACCCAGATATGGGTTTGCTTGATAGCCGACATAAGCACCTGCACCCAACTGGTTTTTGTGGGCAGAACCGTTGCCAATCTGGTCATTATAACCATTGCCGTAGAAATTTACGTCATGGTATTGAGACCAACCCAGCTTAGCACCGGTATACCAAGTGTTGTCCTTTGGAGCTGCTTGAGCAGCAGTTGCGAAAGCTGCCACTGCCATTGCTACTGCGATAGCTGTCTTTTTCATTGTACGCCTCGTTATCATCCAAATAGGCAATTGGCTTTAAAAGCCTTATTGTTAGCCACTGGTTAAAATGTTCTGTTAGGTAACCATGCTTTAATCAGAAGATCTGTTCTGAAATATAAGAGCGGTAAGCACAACTCCCTAAACTGTGTAAAGTCTACAACGAAGTTAAAAAGTTACAAGTACACTGTGACACATGGCACAAAATTTTTAATTTTAGACTGACATAAAATAAGTATTTTTGACGAACATTTACAATTTTTACATTATTAATATAGTGATTTTCATTACAAACAATAATGATTCTCAATGAATAGTTCATTTTTTATAAAAAATATTAAGACTAATCCTAATATTGGTTAATGATGATTTTAATTAATGATAGTAATTAGAGTGAATTTGTAGCCTATTTGTTTTTGGCAATTTTGTTTGTGAAAATTGAGGTAATAAATTTTGTGGGCGCATAATAAAGCCAAGTGTAATTCCTTTTTGCGCAGCGATTTGTAGCGTATTGAATTGATATTCTGATAATTCGGGTAACCAACCTAATACAATACTGTAATTACCACTCGCCAGCGCTTTTTCCATAGCACTCACCGAAGCGATAGGGCAAATTTGACTGAGTTGGACAACTTTATTTAGGGGCAGGTTGGCCTCCATTAACCACCGACGGCTTAATTTCTTATTAGGATTTACCCAAAGTAACCATCGCTCTTCTTTTCCTGATTGACGTAATAAAGGAAGAAGAATGTGATTAATGACAGCATGATGTTCACTGTAGATCAGCTCACTAACTACACCTTTTATCGGGTTTATCGGATGTGAAATGTATTGGGGTGGCTCTACAAAAGAGACTCTTTTCACGGTCATCCCAACCCTTGTTTTGTCTGTTTTATGTTCGTGCTCTGTTGTGCCGGCTGCTGTTGTTCTTTTCTCAGAGAGATATTTCCACGCTGTTCGGATGCTCATAATGTTCCTCGCCACAGGTCGCTGTTATGATAAGCTGTATATTTATACAGTATAACGCTATTTGATTAAAAGCAAGTCCCTTTTTTTCAAAGCGCTTCGCAAAAATTTACAGAAATTAGCATTTTCCTGACTTAACGATTGGCAGTTGGAAATAGATTGCGTATGGTTTTAATTAGTTGTTCTTGTTATCTATTTTATTAATAACAAGCATGATCAACCATTGCGTTGGAATGTGATTCATGGAGCGATAAAAATGTTGTTATCCGGAGATCGTTTTGCTCAATTGCAACATGGCGTATCTGCACTGGGCAAAATCAAGAAAAAATCTCAATTTGGGGGCATTGGGTTGCTAATCGATGGGATTTTATTTGCTATCAGTTCTGATGGAGAGTTTTATTTACGAGGTAATAGTCACGTCGAAGTATTATTTAAGGCCAGGGGAATGGAGAAATTTATTTACTCAAAAAGAGGAATACCTGTGACTTTACGGTATTATCGTGTTAGTGAATCACTTTGGCAGAATCAAAAACAGTTATCCGAATATGTAAATTTAGCCTATCAATACAGTATGAAAGAGATCATTGATAGACAGAAAATACCGATTAGGCTTAAAGATCTCCCTAATTTAGGGATCGCTTTAGAGAGGCAATTATGGAAAGTGGGTATCTCTAAAGTAGAAGAATTACGAATTGTGGGTGCAAAAGCGGCTTACCTCAAACTCCAGCAACAGAGGAAAAAAACCAACATCAATTTGTTATTTGCTTTGGCAGGGGCAATAGAAGGATGTCATGTTGCGGTATTACCCGAAAAATTGCGTGACGAATTAATTAGCTGGCACAGTGAATTGGTTCACCATCATTCAGATCCTTATTCATCATGAATGAAAATGGGTGAATAGGGGCGTGGTGCCCCTATTTTCTAAATTCATGCAATATCTTATGCAGGGATTGAAGTTTTTTGGGTAACGTGCTTTTCTGCTATAGATTGAATTGCATGGCTTAATATTGCCGGATCATGTGCAAAATCATTCAGCGAAATATGATGAACCTGAGCAATAGCGGATAACCCTTTTAGTAAATGGCTGGCAGAGTGATTAAAGGGGTGTTCGGTGACCAGTATAATCGGACGGTTTAAGGCGGAAGCCCAGCCTAATTCGATATGGGTGCCGTCCGTCCTGATGAGTTGTTTTTGTTGTGGGCAGACGGGCAAAATGGCAACAAAAATATCACACTGCTCCATCCATTGGCGATCCCGTTGGGAAACTTCCTCTGGTGTATATAAGTGTGTTGTTCCGCCAAATTGCTCTGTACGATGGGCTGAAAAAACTTCTGTACCGAGTGATTCCAATTGGCAAATAGCAGATTTAATGTGAACTTGTAAATTATTGTCTAATACCCTGAGTCTTAATGCATGTTGAATAGGGCCGCCAATAAAAACTTTAAGATTAGAAAATAACATAGACATAGGGTTACCTCTTATGGAAATAAGATCTTGTGTTTATCAGAGTAGGTAATAATGATTTGTTTTTATACAAATATCATCAGGCTATTATTTGAATAAATTATACTTTTCATTATTGTGTTATATTTAGATTATGCTGCCATCTTTCAATTTTTGCTTGGAAAACCTATTTTCAATATAATCAACAATAATGTCATCTGCACTTTTTTGAATCATGTCATTTTCGGAAATGTCGCTTTGGAAAATATCGTGACAAAAATTGATGTTGTTTTTTTCCTTTGCAAGGAATTGGCTGATCATATCCATCGCTCGTTTTCTTTCTGTGGGGGTATTAATAAATAAGTCATTACATTTTTTAATTAACGCTAACCCCTCTTTCTCTGGCAAGTATAGAGGAATATCAGGGTAACCATATTCTGATTGCCATAAAAAACCGTGTTCATGACTATAATAATGTTGTAGATAAACGTCTAATTGTAATTGCTGACTATAATTTTGTGGTGGTAAGAAAAAAACATCTTTATTAAGAGCGACACACTCATAAAATGTTGTAAGACCAGGATTGGCTAATACTTTATGGGCACGATGTAATTTGTGCAGAAAATCCTGCCTTGCAAAACAGCCAATATCAATATGAGGATGTGTTTTGGCAAACATTTCTGCCAGGTTGACGATCGTTTTGCCTCCACCCGCAATAGTAATCTTGGTTTCCTGTTGCAAATAAGGAATAGACAATAGTTCTTTCAGAAAATGGTAATAAAAATCGGTGGTATCGGCATAGACGGTATCAATCCCCCCCAGTGTAATTAACACGCCTTCTGGTGGATGGTCATCTGTCATACGTTCATCCATCATATATTGTTGCAGGGAGCTATGAAGAATTGGGGGTATTACTTGATAAGTGCCGAGCTTATCTTGGAATCGTTCAATATTGCGTTCTATTCCGTGAAAATTCTGAATAAATGTTTTCTCGGTTTGGTGCAGATCGACCTGAAGATTATCCCACATCCAAAATAGCGTATCGATATAGATAATGGTGGTATCAAGTTTCGAGACGAAATTAATCGAATTAGGGTTAGTATTGCTGATATACAAGTCTGCACCTGAAATAAGTTCAGCGTAGCGTGAAAGCTCGCTAACAGAAGTGGTATCACATTCATAAATGGCATCAAATAAGCCGGATTTTTGGCCTAATTGCGAAGAAGTGAGTGTACCTAACAAAATAAATTTAGTACCTGATATGAATTTATTTCGACGCTTTAATTTCTCCACCACATTTAATGTGGTGGAGATCGGGCCAAAACAGAATGGATCAGCGTCAAATATAATATAGGGAGCATTTTTCAACATGTTATGTTCTCATAAAGGAATATTTACATTTTCTATATCAAATTGTTTAGTATAAGGACAATATAAAAAAGTACTGCCATGAAGATGATTAAGATGCCATCGCCCGGAAAGATTGAGATCGCGTGTCATTAAATGAGCCAGGAAAATATTGTGCAAATTTTGATGGGAGACAATCATTCGCATGGAAGACATTGAAAGCTCATCACCCACTTGCATGATAAAACGATGAATTCTGTTGGCGGCATCCGTTACCTGTTCTGAATTTTTGAAAGGCAAATCAAGGGGGGTATAGAGCAAACGATGGGCATAATCCTCACCATAACGACGTGGGATATCTGCCAGTTTCATGCCAATAAGCTCTTGCGGGAAGAACTCACAAAGTGCCTGCGTTTCTTGTAATAAACAAGATTGATTGGCCGAACTGAGTGCGTGGGCAGTTTCCAGTGCCCGGCGTTGAGGTGAAGTGTAAATCGTTTGCCACGGCAGTTTCCCCAGTATTCGGATACCGATGTCTTTAGCCTGTTTGATGGAAGTATCATCAAGGGCGATGATGTTATCTTCAGGGCAATAATCCAGATGATCCAATGGAATAATTTGTCCATGCCTGATCCACAGTATCTTTAGGGGAGGGATGGGGCCATTATAATGCATGCGTTCATCGACTTGATGGCTCGAAAGCCCAAGGGATTGCCAAAAACAATTGGCATTTTTACCGACATCGGTTTCCAGATGAACCTGAGTGGCGCCGTGGCGACGCCCCCATTGCAACATGGCGTGCCATAATCCATGACCTAGCTTTTGGCGCTGGTATTCATCCCTGATATAAAATTCAGCAATATTCAGGGTGACTTTTTCTTCTCGTTCAAGTTCTTCCCGCTCAAGATATACATTGGCTAATCCCGCCAATTGCCCGGTATTCAGTAACAAAAACAGCCCCCTGTCACCTTGCAGGATGCGTTGTTCAAGGGCCACATGGTTCTCTTTTGCTATCTCTTCTTCTGACAGATCCCCAAAAACGTCCGGCCAATGGCGCTGAAAATATTCGCCATAAAGATGAAGAAATGAATCCCACAAGGGAGATTGAGGGGTAACTTGTTTGAGTTCTAACATTTTACTGACTCCATTCAACTCTGGGTGAACTGAACATCAACATGACTTTCTCACACCATTGGTGATAATTTTCGTTGGAAAGCCCTTTTTCTTGCCGGGGTTCA
This genomic interval from Xenorhabdus doucetiae contains the following:
- a CDS encoding nucleoside 2-deoxyribosyltransferase, with translation MSMLFSNLKVFIGGPIQHALRLRVLDNNLQVHIKSAICQLESLGTEVFSAHRTEQFGGTTHLYTPEEVSQRDRQWMEQCDIFVAILPVCPQQKQLIRTDGTHIELGWASALNRPIILVTEHPFNHSASHLLKGLSAIAQVHHISLNDFAHDPAILSHAIQSIAEKHVTQKTSIPA
- a CDS encoding TfoX/Sxy family DNA transformation protein — encoded protein: MLLSGDRFAQLQHGVSALGKIKKKSQFGGIGLLIDGILFAISSDGEFYLRGNSHVEVLFKARGMEKFIYSKRGIPVTLRYYRVSESLWQNQKQLSEYVNLAYQYSMKEIIDRQKIPIRLKDLPNLGIALERQLWKVGISKVEELRIVGAKAAYLKLQQQRKKTNINLLFALAGAIEGCHVAVLPEKLRDELISWHSELVHHHSDPYSS
- a CDS encoding GNAT family N-acetyltransferase is translated as MLELKQVTPQSPLWDSFLHLYGEYFQRHWPDVFGDLSEEEIAKENHVALEQRILQGDRGLFLLLNTGQLAGLANVYLEREELEREEKVTLNIAEFYIRDEYQRQKLGHGLWHAMLQWGRRHGATQVHLETDVGKNANCFWQSLGLSSHQVDERMHYNGPIPPLKILWIRHGQIIPLDHLDYCPEDNIIALDDTSIKQAKDIGIRILGKLPWQTIYTSPQRRALETAHALSSANQSCLLQETQALCEFFPQELIGMKLADIPRRYGEDYAHRLLYTPLDLPFKNSEQVTDAANRIHRFIMQVGDELSMSSMRMIVSHQNLHNIFLAHLMTRDLNLSGRWHLNHLHGSTFLYCPYTKQFDIENVNIPL